A section of the Chlorocebus sabaeus isolate Y175 chromosome 13, mChlSab1.0.hap1, whole genome shotgun sequence genome encodes:
- the BEND3 gene encoding BEN domain-containing protein 3, producing MNSTEFTEDVEEVLKSITVKVETEAEDAALDCSVNSRTSEKHSVDSVLAALQDSSKRKQLVSDGLLDSVPGVKRRRLIPEALLAGMRNRENSSPCQGNGEQASRGRSLGSVWPGEEEPCNDATTPSYKKPLYGISHKIMEKKNPPSGDLLNVYELFEKANASNSPSSLRLLNEPQKRDSGSTGAGTDSDPNIYFLIQKMFYMLNTLTSNMSQLHSKVDLLSLEVSRIKKQVSPTEMVAKFQPPPEYQLTAAELKQIVDQSLSGGDLACRLLVQLFPELFSDVDFSRGCSACGFAAKRKLESLHLQLIRNYVEVYYPSVKDTAVWQAECLPQLNDFFSRFWAQREMEDSQPSGQVASFFEAEQVDPGHFLDNKDQEEALSLDRSSTIASDHVVDTQDLTEFLDEASSPGEFAVFLLHRLFPELFDHRKLGEQYSCYGDGGKQELDPQRLQIIRNYTEIYFPDMQEEEAWLQQCAQRINDELEGLGLDAGSEGDAPRDDCYDSSSLPDDISVVKVEDSFEGERPGRRSKKIWLVPIDFDKLEIPQPDFEVPGADCLLSKEQLRSIYESSLSIGNFASRLLVHLFPELFTHENLRKQYNCSGSLGKKQLDPSRIKLIRHYVQLLYPRAKNDRVWTLEFVGKLDERCRRRDTEQRRSYQQQRKVHVPGPECRDLTSYAINPERFREEFEGPPLPPERSSKDFCKIPLDELVVPSPDFPVPSPYLLSDKEVREIVQQSLSVGNFAARLLVRLFPELFTAENLRLQYNHSGACNKKQLDPTRLRLIRHYVEAVYPVEKMEEVWHYECIPSIDERCRRPNRKKCDILKKAKKVEK from the coding sequence GCTCTCCTAGCAGGCATGCGGAACCGTGAGAACAGCTCGCCCTGCCAAGGCAATGGTGAGCAGGCCAGCAGGGGCAGGAGCCTGGGCTCTGTGTGGCCAGGAGAGGAGGAGCCCTGCAACGATGCCACTACCCcttcctacaagaagcctctgTATGGCATCTCGCACAAGATCATGGAGAAGAAGAATCCGCCCTCGGGGGACCTGCTGAACGTGTACGAGCTCTTCGAGAAGGCAAATGCCAGCAACAGCCCCTCGTCGCTGCGGCTCCTGAATGAGCCACAGAAGCGGGACTCTGGCAGCACCGGGGCAGGCACTGACAGTGACCCCAACATCTACTTCCTGATCCAGAAAATGTTCTACATGCTCAACACCCTCACGTCCAACATGTCCCAGCTGCACAGCAAGGTGGACCTGCTCTCCCTGGAGGTGAGTCGCATCAAGAAGCAGGTGAGCCCCACTGAGATGGTGGCCAAATTCCAGCCGCCCCCTGAGTACCAGCTCACAGCTGCGGAGCTCAAGCAGATCGTGGACCAGAGCCTGTCCGGGGGGGACCTGGCCTGCCGCCTGCTGGTGCAGCTCTTCCCCGAGCTCTTCAGCGACGTGGACTTCTCCCGAGGCTGCAGTGCCTGCGGCTTTGCGGCCAAGCGCAAGCTGGAGTCGCTGCACCTGCAGCTCATCCGCAACTACGTGGAGGTCTACTACCCCTCGGTGAAGGACACGGCCGTGTGGCAGGCCGAGTGCCTGCCCCAGCTGAACGACTTCTTCAGCCGCTTCTGGGCCCAGCGGGAAATGGAGGACAGCCAGCCCAGTGGCCAGGTCGCCAGCTTCTTTGAGGCAGAGCAGGTGGACCCCGGCCATTTCCTGGACAACAAAGACCAGGAGGAGGCCCTGTCTCTGGACCGGAGCAGCACCATCGCCTCAGACCACGTGGTGGACACGCAGGACCTCACTGAGTTCCTGGATGAAGCCTCCTCACCAGGCGAGTTTGCCGTCTTCCTCCTCCACCGGCTCTTCCCCGAGCTTTTCGACCACCGCAAGCTGGGTGAACAGTACAGCTGCTACGGGGATGGTGGAAAGCAGGAGCTGGACCCACAGCGGCTCCAGATCATCCGCAACTACACGGAGATCTACTTCCCCGACATGCAGGAGGAGGAGGCCTGGCTGCAGCAGTGCGCCCAGCGCATCAACGACGAGCTCGAGGGCCTCGGGCTGGACGCGGGCAGTGAAGGTGACGCCCCGCGTGATGACTGCTACGACTCCTCCAGTCTGCCCGACGACATCTCAGTGGTCAAGGTGGAGGACAGCTTCGAGGGTGAGCGGCCGGGCCGCCGCTCCAAGAAGATCTGGCTGGTGCCCATCGACTTCGACAAGTTAGAGATCCCCCAACCCGATTTCGAGGTGCCCGGCGCCGACTGCCTGCTCAGCAAGGAGCAGCTGCGCAGCATCTACGAGAGCAGCCTGTCCATCGGCAACTTCGCTTCGCGCCTGCTGGTGCACCTGTTCCCTGAGCTCTTCACGCACGAGAACCTGCGCAAGCAGTATAACTGCAGCGGCTCCCTGGGCAAGAAGCAGCTGGACCCGTCCCGCATCAAGCTCATCCGCCACTACGTGCAGCTGCTCTACCCACGCGCCAAAAACGACCGCGTCTGGACCCTGGAGTTCGTGGGCAAACTGGATGAGCGCTGCCGGCGCCGGGACACGGAGCAGAGGCGCTCCTACCAGCAGCAGCGCAAGGTCCACGTGCCAGGCCCTGAGTGCAGAGACCTGACCAGCTATGCAATTAACCCCGAGAGGTTCCGGGAGGAGTTTGAGGGGCCCCCCCTACCCCCCGAGAGGAGCAGCAAGGACTTTTGCAAGATCCCCTTGGACGAACTGGTGGTCCCCTCGCCTGACTTCCCGGTGCCTTCTCCCTACCTGCTGTCTGACAAGGAGGTGCGTGAGATCGTGCAGCAGAGCCTCTCCGTGGGCAACTTTGCCGCCCGGCTCCTCGTCCGCCTGTTTCCCGAACTCTTCACCGCGGAGAACCTCCGGCTGCAGTACAACCATTCCGGGGCTTGCAACAAGAAGCAGCTGGACCCCACGCGACTGCGGCTCATCCGGCACTACGTGGAAGCCGTCTACCCGGTGGAGAAGATGGAGGAGGTGTGGCACTATGAATGTATCCCCAGCATCGATGAGAGGTGCCGCCGCCCCAACAGGAAAAAATGCGACATCCTCAAGAAAGCGAAGAAAGTGGAGAAGTGA